A stretch of the Mesorhizobium huakuii genome encodes the following:
- a CDS encoding carbohydrate ABC transporter permease encodes MKRSVPFEIFRYAAILAAMAVTLVPILWMVSMAFKPIAEWSATGADLTWWPKNPTLSNFRFVFGESTNSLIVALDRTALKPILSSLLSAVFGTAIAMSAGTAAAYGLSRFGSGQNLPLALIQLRLFPPMAVMIPVMIMWAFLNFTDSWWGLALIYGIVTLPFAFWLMKTFFDDMPREIEEAALVEGCSRLRVFTRITLPMMRAPLASAALFVFILNWSDYLIALLLTTREWVTIPVYMASLSSSMTGQLYGAKAALGLIAAVPPVIMGIAIQRHLVRGLTFGALKQ; translated from the coding sequence ATGAAGCGTTCCGTTCCTTTCGAGATATTCCGCTACGCCGCGATCCTCGCGGCGATGGCGGTGACGCTGGTGCCGATCCTGTGGATGGTGTCGATGGCCTTCAAGCCGATCGCCGAATGGTCGGCGACCGGCGCCGACCTGACATGGTGGCCGAAGAACCCGACGCTCAGCAATTTCCGCTTCGTTTTCGGCGAATCCACCAACAGCCTGATAGTGGCGCTCGACCGCACCGCGCTGAAACCGATACTGTCGTCGCTGCTGTCGGCGGTGTTCGGCACCGCGATAGCCATGTCGGCGGGCACTGCGGCGGCCTACGGGCTGTCACGCTTCGGCTCCGGACAGAACCTGCCGCTGGCGCTGATCCAGCTCAGGTTGTTTCCGCCGATGGCGGTGATGATCCCGGTGATGATCATGTGGGCCTTCCTGAACTTCACTGACAGCTGGTGGGGATTGGCGCTGATCTACGGCATCGTCACTCTGCCCTTCGCCTTCTGGCTGATGAAGACCTTCTTCGACGACATGCCGCGCGAGATCGAGGAAGCCGCTTTGGTCGAAGGCTGTTCGCGGCTGCGCGTCTTCACCCGCATCACGCTGCCGATGATGCGCGCGCCGCTCGCCAGTGCGGCCCTCTTCGTCTTCATCCTCAATTGGTCGGACTATCTGATCGCGCTGCTTCTAACGACGCGCGAATGGGTGACCATCCCGGTCTACATGGCCTCACTGTCCTCCTCGATGACCGGCCAGCTCTATGGCGCCAAGGCGGCGCTTGGGCTCATTGCAGCCGTGCCGCCCGTCATCATGGGCATCGCCATCCAGCGCCATCTGGTGCGCGGGCTGACATTCGGGGCGCTCAAGCAATGA
- a CDS encoding extracellular solute-binding protein yields MSDLIRISRRRLLASGGKAAVFIAATGIAPQFIRPGRAFAADALAPGMIGGPTGFEGAERYQYGADTPEGRAIEAAKALKGAGKAPAKIVLGLSDGSIGQLTQPFPAGAPSIKELWEKETGIPIEIVGLPNGQEFTKTMQDISTKGGAYDIYSTEWNRLGDLAETGGIAKLDDFVAQYKPEWDDPKTGYVDGAKGVSLLNKYRGSNYGVSLDGDFQTWVYRTDLFGDAAEQKAFKDKYGYDLAPPKTWKQHGDIAAFFQRPDKGLFGSTDLRNQGWGYTNWYQRYVSMASPNQFLFGDDGKPLINSEHGIAATNEYVGSLVHHSPDAISWGWPEQYGNFAKGGAAMTCAFSNLPKFLDNAGNKDSAVTGKIGSMLPPGREIDGKLISRSVLWFSLTGMVSSQSKNQEVAYLLLQWLGSARIYAWMSANPGGYLDPFRLSDFSDPLVRQTYHAYHMDVVRETVARTVPTINYPGATAFHNALDENLMASLTKAKTAEQAMADTETEWKKIARRIGEDKLLEAIRTNKEAWPTVLDPIS; encoded by the coding sequence ATGTCTGATCTGATCCGCATATCGCGACGCCGGTTGCTGGCGTCCGGAGGAAAGGCGGCGGTGTTCATTGCCGCCACGGGTATCGCACCGCAATTCATTCGTCCCGGCCGCGCCTTTGCGGCCGACGCGCTGGCGCCGGGCATGATCGGCGGCCCGACCGGCTTCGAGGGCGCCGAGCGTTATCAATATGGAGCGGATACGCCGGAAGGCCGCGCCATCGAGGCGGCCAAGGCGCTGAAGGGCGCCGGCAAGGCGCCGGCCAAGATCGTGCTCGGCCTGTCGGACGGCTCGATCGGCCAGCTGACGCAGCCTTTCCCGGCCGGCGCGCCGTCGATCAAGGAGCTGTGGGAAAAAGAGACCGGCATTCCGATCGAGATCGTCGGCCTGCCGAACGGCCAGGAATTCACCAAGACGATGCAGGACATCTCCACCAAGGGTGGGGCCTATGACATCTATTCGACCGAGTGGAACCGCCTTGGCGATCTCGCCGAAACCGGCGGCATTGCCAAGCTCGACGACTTCGTCGCCCAGTACAAGCCGGAGTGGGACGATCCCAAGACCGGCTATGTCGACGGCGCCAAGGGCGTGTCGCTGCTCAACAAATATCGTGGCTCGAACTATGGCGTGTCGCTCGACGGCGACTTCCAGACCTGGGTCTACCGCACCGACCTGTTCGGCGACGCCGCCGAGCAGAAAGCCTTCAAGGACAAATACGGCTACGATCTGGCGCCGCCGAAGACCTGGAAGCAGCATGGCGACATCGCCGCCTTCTTCCAGCGTCCGGACAAGGGCCTGTTCGGCTCGACCGATTTGCGCAACCAGGGCTGGGGCTACACCAACTGGTACCAGCGCTATGTCTCGATGGCCTCGCCCAACCAGTTTCTGTTCGGTGACGACGGCAAGCCGCTGATCAATTCCGAGCACGGCATCGCCGCCACCAATGAATATGTCGGCTCGCTCGTCCACCATTCGCCGGATGCGATCTCCTGGGGCTGGCCGGAGCAGTACGGCAATTTCGCCAAGGGCGGTGCGGCGATGACCTGCGCCTTCTCCAACCTGCCGAAATTCCTCGACAATGCCGGCAACAAGGATTCGGCCGTCACGGGCAAGATAGGCTCGATGCTGCCGCCCGGCCGCGAGATCGACGGCAAGCTGATCAGCCGCTCGGTGCTGTGGTTCTCGCTCACCGGCATGGTCTCGTCGCAGTCGAAAAACCAGGAGGTGGCCTATCTCCTGCTGCAATGGCTGGGCTCGGCCCGCATCTATGCCTGGATGAGCGCCAATCCCGGCGGTTATCTCGATCCGTTCCGGCTGTCGGATTTCTCCGATCCGCTGGTGCGCCAGACCTACCATGCCTATCACATGGATGTGGTGCGCGAGACGGTCGCCCGCACGGTGCCGACCATCAACTATCCCGGCGCCACCGCCTTCCACAATGCGCTCGACGAAAACCTCATGGCCTCGCTGACCAAGGCCAAGACCGCTGAACAGGCGATGGCCGACACCGAGACCGAGTGGAAGAAGATCGCCCGGCGCATTGGCGAGGACAAACTGCTCGAAGCCATCAGAACCAACAAGGAGGCCTGGCCGACCGTTCTCGATCCGATCAGCTGA